A section of the Streptomyces sp. NBC_01591 genome encodes:
- a CDS encoding SDR family NAD(P)-dependent oxidoreductase, translating into MKDAFGAPQSLLVLGGTSEIALATARRLIALRTRTVRLAGRPSPALDAAAAELRARGADVRTVDFDALDSESHETALGKIFAEGDIDVVLLAFGIAGDQGRDEEEPLAAVRVAQTNYTGAVSAGLVCAGALQAQGHGSMVVLSSVAGERVRRADFIYGSSKAGLDAFTQGLGDALHGTGVHVMVVRPGVVRPEAATETVRAPETVRAGAVQAAARGGAALLAATRSASARFASAPLEASPLTTTPDAVAEAIVTGLRRRSETVWVPGSLRAVMSALRHVPRPLFRRLPI; encoded by the coding sequence GTGAAGGACGCCTTCGGAGCCCCGCAGTCCCTGCTCGTCCTCGGCGGTACGTCGGAGATCGCGCTGGCCACCGCACGGCGGCTGATCGCCCTACGAACCCGCACGGTCCGGCTGGCCGGGCGCCCCTCCCCCGCCCTCGATGCGGCCGCCGCCGAACTGCGCGCACGCGGCGCCGACGTCCGTACGGTCGACTTCGACGCCCTGGACTCCGAGTCGCACGAGACCGCGCTCGGCAAGATCTTCGCCGAGGGCGACATCGACGTGGTGCTGCTCGCCTTCGGCATCGCGGGCGACCAGGGGCGCGACGAGGAGGAGCCGCTCGCCGCGGTCCGGGTCGCCCAGACCAACTACACGGGAGCCGTCTCCGCCGGGCTGGTGTGCGCCGGCGCGCTCCAGGCGCAGGGGCACGGCTCAATGGTGGTGCTGTCCTCGGTGGCGGGCGAACGCGTCCGCCGCGCCGACTTCATCTACGGGTCCAGCAAAGCGGGGCTGGACGCATTCACGCAGGGGCTGGGGGACGCGCTGCACGGGACGGGGGTGCATGTGATGGTCGTGCGCCCCGGCGTCGTACGACCGGAGGCGGCCACGGAAACGGTGCGGGCCCCGGAAACGGTGCGGGCTGGAGCGGTGCAGGCGGCGGCCCGGGGCGGGGCGGCCCTGCTCGCCGCGACGCGGTCGGCCTCGGCCCGGTTCGCCTCGGCGCCGCTGGAGGCATCGCCCCTCACCACGACCCCGGACGCGGTCGCGGAGGCCATCGTGACGGGTCTGCGGCGGCGCTCGGAGACGGTGTGGGTGCCCGGGTCGCTGCGGGCGGTGATGTCGGCGCTGCGGCATGTGCCACGCCCGCTTTTCCGGCGTCTGCCGATCTGA
- a CDS encoding FAD-binding oxidoreductase, whose amino-acid sequence MSVDTVSLTGWGRTAPTTALRFRPRSYEEAAATVRGCGPRGSIARGLGRAHGDAAQNAGGSVLDMTALNRIRTVDAGAGLVVCDAGVSLHRLMEVLLPLGWFVPVTPTTRYVTVGGAIGADIHGHNQHLSGSFSRHVQELELLTADGEIRTVRPGTGLFDATTGGLGLTGVILSATLRCHRVTSSWMSVDTERTVDLDDLLERLWAGDHRYRYSAAWIDLRARGRATGRSVLTRGEHVPRYALPARARRTPLSFRPGPLPAAPALVPEALLGGAPAALFNELRYRGAPKYRIGELQRLAAFFHPLDGLPQWNRVLGRAGSVRYQFAVGQGQEEALRRIVRRVSQRRCPSSNAVLKRFGAGDPGWLSFPMPGWTLALDLPAALPGLARFLDSLDEEVAGAGGRVCLAKDSRLRPELLAAMYPRLADFRSLRAELDPDGAFRSDLSRRLSL is encoded by the coding sequence ATGTCTGTCGACACCGTGTCCCTGACCGGCTGGGGCCGCACCGCCCCGACGACCGCCCTGCGTTTCCGCCCCCGTTCCTACGAGGAGGCGGCGGCGACGGTACGCGGCTGCGGACCCCGCGGCTCCATCGCCCGGGGCCTCGGCCGGGCCCACGGCGACGCGGCCCAGAACGCGGGCGGCTCCGTCCTCGACATGACCGCGCTGAACCGGATCCGCACCGTCGACGCCGGCGCCGGACTCGTGGTCTGCGACGCCGGGGTCAGCCTGCATCGGCTGATGGAAGTCCTGCTGCCGCTCGGCTGGTTCGTCCCCGTCACGCCCACGACCCGTTACGTCACCGTGGGCGGCGCGATCGGCGCCGACATCCACGGTCACAACCAGCACCTCTCCGGTTCCTTCTCCCGGCACGTCCAGGAGCTGGAGTTGCTGACCGCCGATGGCGAGATCCGTACGGTCCGGCCCGGCACCGGTCTCTTCGACGCGACCACGGGCGGCCTGGGCCTGACGGGGGTGATCCTCTCGGCCACGCTCCGGTGCCACCGCGTCACCAGCTCGTGGATGTCGGTCGACACCGAACGCACCGTCGATCTGGACGACCTGCTGGAACGGCTCTGGGCCGGGGACCACCGCTACCGCTACTCGGCCGCCTGGATCGACCTCCGCGCCCGCGGCCGGGCGACGGGGCGCTCCGTACTCACCCGAGGTGAGCACGTACCCCGGTACGCGCTCCCGGCGCGCGCCCGGCGCACACCGCTCTCGTTCCGCCCGGGACCGCTGCCGGCCGCCCCCGCCCTCGTACCGGAGGCGCTGCTCGGCGGCGCCCCGGCCGCCCTCTTCAACGAGCTCCGGTACCGCGGCGCCCCCAAGTACCGAATCGGCGAACTCCAGCGGCTGGCCGCGTTCTTCCACCCCCTGGACGGCCTGCCGCAGTGGAACCGGGTCCTCGGGCGGGCCGGATCCGTGCGGTACCAGTTCGCCGTCGGACAGGGGCAGGAGGAGGCGCTGCGCCGGATCGTGCGCCGGGTCTCGCAGCGACGCTGCCCGTCGTCGAACGCGGTGCTCAAGCGGTTCGGCGCCGGCGACCCGGGCTGGCTGTCGTTCCCGATGCCCGGCTGGACGCTCGCCCTCGACCTGCCCGCCGCCCTGCCCGGTCTGGCCCGGTTCCTGGACTCGCTGGACGAGGAAGTGGCGGGGGCCGGCGGCCGGGTCTGCCTGGCGAAGGACTCCCGGCTCCGGCCGGAGCTGCTGGCCGCGATGTATCCGAGGCTGGCCGACTTCCGGTCGTTGCGCGCCGAGCTGGACCCGGACGGGGCCTTCCGCTCGGACCTGTCGCGCCGCCTGTCGCTCTGA